One Roseimaritima multifibrata DNA window includes the following coding sequences:
- a CDS encoding TauD/TfdA dioxygenase family protein gives MNATETLEIQAPADGQIGAIVSGIDMTTVHNDSPAIQEIRNAIYRHRLVVIRGQNLNEEQYVQATRKLGRPQVYFQTNYHHPSYPEIFVSSNVPENGKKIGVAGTGHYWHTDCSFEKHPLSWTSIYPQVFPKDSRGTLYIDMAKVYQNLPDHLREYVQDATAIHAGQLRYKVQASDIDQSLKQLLDRINEEVPPVRHPAVIVHPVTGEKALYLNSGFTVALEGLSHEENERRLRELFDFIERPEHIHQHSWSTGDLILWDNRLLIHMSTPVAAGQQSKSYRIGIYDDQPFYAGIES, from the coding sequence ATGAATGCGACCGAGACCCTCGAAATCCAAGCCCCAGCGGACGGCCAAATTGGGGCCATCGTTAGCGGCATCGATATGACAACCGTTCATAACGACAGTCCTGCAATCCAAGAGATCCGCAATGCGATCTACCGACATCGCTTGGTCGTCATTCGCGGGCAGAACCTGAATGAGGAACAGTACGTCCAGGCAACACGCAAACTGGGCCGACCTCAAGTCTACTTCCAAACCAACTACCACCATCCCAGCTATCCGGAAATCTTTGTTTCCTCGAACGTTCCAGAAAATGGCAAGAAGATTGGCGTAGCGGGTACCGGTCACTACTGGCATACCGACTGCTCGTTTGAAAAGCACCCGCTCTCGTGGACGTCCATCTACCCACAGGTCTTCCCCAAAGATTCGCGCGGCACATTGTACATCGATATGGCAAAGGTCTATCAGAACCTGCCAGATCACTTGCGAGAGTACGTCCAAGATGCGACCGCCATTCACGCGGGGCAACTTCGATACAAAGTCCAAGCTTCGGACATCGACCAATCGCTGAAACAATTGCTAGACCGGATCAACGAAGAAGTTCCGCCGGTTCGACATCCCGCAGTGATCGTACATCCGGTCACTGGAGAAAAGGCCCTTTATCTCAACAGTGGCTTTACGGTCGCGTTGGAAGGTTTGTCGCACGAAGAAAATGAGCGTCGGCTTCGCGAACTATTTGATTTCATCGAGCGTCCCGAACATATCCACCAGCATAGTTGGTCAACCGGCGACCTGATCCTGTGGGACAACCGCCTTCTGATCCACATGTCGACGCCTGTCGCCGCTGGGCAACAAAGCAAAAGCTACCGCATCGGGATCTACGACGATCAACCATTTTATGCGGGGATCGAATCATGA
- a CDS encoding PEP-CTERM sorting domain-containing protein: MKTLPTFEPIGNNFKSRIGPFLLLIFLASAYPAHAATIIGGFASWTLDEGVGTPIHRFDAYFDATTPRDDTLALAAPGNKPFDRLSPTQVSLADPIRPFDAVLPTVTGRSPQATTLEIDDVSDILGSWSGSSNDGWFVGNTVLGEQIALTSMQRWGADPAGSLLYGDFALRYDPTRAGGANSGLVLTSNIDFGNAAFADLGNAIIAVAGDQLTISGDLFAAAALTAFDGAILGKQFGTFSMTADLSTSAVPEPSSLVVLGVSGLMAIAYRRRRTSRSGCVTALQG; this comes from the coding sequence ATGAAGACTCTCCCAACCTTTGAACCTATTGGCAACAACTTTAAATCGAGAATCGGACCATTCCTGTTATTGATTTTTTTGGCCTCCGCGTATCCAGCCCACGCAGCGACAATCATCGGAGGTTTCGCAAGCTGGACGCTGGATGAAGGCGTTGGAACTCCGATTCACCGATTTGATGCATACTTTGACGCAACCACACCTCGAGACGACACCCTGGCGTTAGCGGCCCCTGGAAACAAGCCTTTCGACAGATTATCGCCAACGCAAGTTAGCCTGGCCGATCCTATTCGACCATTTGACGCCGTACTACCCACCGTAACGGGACGCAGCCCTCAGGCCACAACCCTTGAAATCGACGATGTGAGCGACATCCTTGGTTCGTGGTCCGGGTCATCAAACGATGGATGGTTTGTTGGAAATACCGTCTTGGGAGAACAAATCGCACTGACAAGCATGCAACGTTGGGGAGCGGACCCGGCCGGATCGCTCCTCTATGGCGACTTCGCGCTACGATACGACCCCACTCGCGCGGGCGGTGCCAATTCTGGTTTGGTTCTTACTAGCAACATTGACTTTGGCAATGCAGCCTTTGCGGATCTGGGAAATGCGATCATTGCTGTGGCAGGAGACCAATTGACAATTAGTGGCGACCTATTCGCTGCTGCCGCTTTGACGGCGTTTGATGGAGCTATTTTGGGCAAACAATTCGGTACGTTTTCCATGACCGCCGACTTGTCGACATCAGCAGTGCCTGAACCGTCAAGCCTTGTGGTGCTGGGGGTTTCTGGATTGATGGCAATCGCCTACCGCCGACGACGAACCTCTCGATCAGGCTGCGTCACGGCCCTCCAAGGCTAA
- a CDS encoding DJ-1/PfpI family protein, protein MKTNPPTESATFPTERRRFLRNTLATLLGASALSQIPNHSFADDPKSSTPAEPLLSVHDHNMHWPPGWTGNEQIVMLLYPGFTALDLFGPHHMFVLMMGAKVHLAAKTLDPVVTDTGIEVRPTISFQDAPERPTILFVPGGTGGTLDAAKDEVTRNFVAEKGKHAEFVTSVCTGSVLLGAAGLLEGYKATSHWITRDLLSEFGATPVDQRVVVDRNRITGAGVTSGLDFGLQMVKDLRNEEYAEAVQLFAEYDPQPPMDKGCEAKADPQISGLLMHMHEPFRQMVKQLAE, encoded by the coding sequence ATGAAAACCAATCCACCTACCGAATCAGCAACCTTCCCTACCGAGCGTCGAAGATTCCTTCGAAACACACTCGCGACCCTACTGGGCGCGTCGGCACTTAGCCAAATTCCCAACCACAGTTTTGCGGATGATCCCAAGTCAAGCACTCCGGCTGAACCACTGCTTAGTGTGCATGATCACAACATGCATTGGCCGCCTGGCTGGACCGGAAACGAACAGATTGTGATGCTTCTTTACCCGGGATTCACGGCGCTCGATCTTTTTGGGCCACACCACATGTTTGTATTAATGATGGGCGCAAAGGTTCACTTAGCCGCCAAAACCCTCGATCCTGTCGTCACCGACACCGGCATTGAGGTGCGGCCGACAATTTCGTTCCAAGATGCCCCCGAGCGACCAACCATCCTGTTTGTCCCTGGCGGAACCGGTGGAACTCTGGACGCCGCAAAGGACGAAGTCACGCGAAACTTTGTCGCTGAAAAAGGCAAGCATGCCGAATTCGTGACAAGCGTCTGCACCGGATCCGTTCTACTTGGGGCGGCGGGATTACTAGAGGGCTACAAGGCAACCTCGCACTGGATCACTCGTGACCTGTTGTCCGAATTTGGAGCCACCCCCGTTGATCAGCGAGTCGTGGTGGACCGCAACCGGATCACGGGTGCGGGAGTGACAAGCGGTTTGGATTTCGGATTGCAGATGGTCAAAGACCTTCGCAACGAAGAATACGCGGAAGCCGTTCAACTATTTGCCGAATACGACCCACAACCACCCATGGATAAAGGGTGTGAAGCCAAAGCCGATCCCCAAATCAGTGGACTGCTGATGCATATGCACGAACCATTTCGGCAAATGGTGAAGCAACTAGCCGAATAG
- a CDS encoding condensation domain-containing protein yields MNDPSSIHEEATASLREQISLAVRARLVEFLGFESLDEIAANDSFADLGTDSSQAVEFKLILEEMYGLSLKTSILFDFPTVDRLVDHLASALSDGDPIAPERSSAMIRSVRQSRSVNDGDSFPLSQTQLGLWFIGQSRASDSSFHVPVLFRLVTEEFHPTIFNEALRKTVQRHPAVRVTITTDSETGQLQQTVQPSTAVPGIAELAVSGDIFKTFRSVMQEPMNLEDQPPVQSFHGCDDEGTHWVLLKFHHIVIDGLSATPLVAELWNNYLSADAKPATSTNLPLDTGFLDYLNWEADYLASQRAARDSEFWKTTLAGADGDTGLPTDAAEQAKSETACEVDCIAMELPTKLNNAVDRLACTTQTPASSVLLALYFVLLNRIGHHEDLAVTSPISGRPGGIRGPFRDNVGCFINLIVTRCQVDETQSFADFAKMVSGHFLAAIEHGQLPFAQQLQAASLNLIGEHERSVFPYSFTYQNIFEAWGKDSKWQQFAAPELSLFQEVEDEFTLEVYERTNGRSLNWKFQTDRFSRTTIESWADSFLHLLEQVACDPERSLENLSAVPDHQAEAFREHFDRRNEACTTPNSVVDWIDKAAEKSPEKVALAGTDGEWTFAALIAHSHHIADHLRTNGYGQGSILAIPARRDSRTIATLLGILRSGAAYVPIDPNEPETRTQSHLANIGAVPLQTALIPIEKSVPANAVAPPDDSTPIAYILFTSGTSGQPKAAAIQHSALVNLCHALIAEYQLTPADTVLQFASLTFDMSVEEIFPILCAGGQLVVRTEEDLSTAKLSALIDQHGITVLNLPPSYHQALRSNPPQMRKFYQSVRIVAFGGDQCPLRTIAEVADLGPRVFNAYGPTETTVNATISSLSIDGHSNCHRVHIGRPISGVGIGIFDSKGRLVPEGAIGELIVFGAGVCDGYLDQISDAFRHQLFPGDDATTPAYRTGDLARITRTASHDKQPNIEWIGRRDFQINLRGHRIEPEEIESQLLRHPAVTAAGVCIDDSERLIALLVCEPGSTEYLTSWLADRLPTKMLPQFFCEVDNLPTTNRGKLDRRLMRNQIPRTLSSPNDPLTQKDQPRPGQWKEVSKIVAEILEVDVIEPADRFIDLGGHSLLAIICITKLSDAFEIELNLRDFLAAENIGDLATIVERKRHSQWKRGPAAGPLDVDPASSNNRRPNIAPLSPQQERLWFLDELGEGAAYVIPAIAFVEGPIDTARLRQAIETIADRHESLRTTFQVIAGRPQQVIHPAANLSIDERTFVDSTTARTWIDEKASIPFDLQNGPLYRISLARFAEDRSLLLINFHHIITDGWSMRIFVDELKNIYESGDQSKLPEIAGTYADYAHRLSQRIRSEQSTKYWSQHLAGLQDAELWPDRKANRRLSSNGDVVTTTVPKGVNDGITGLCKESGITKAAFWLACLRFVLHRRSAGDDFAIGMPTATRDAPGVTNLIGFFVGTLVLRLKTPTEIKDQTLGKWLQHAQSRLNSALSNQDCTVDEILALVAPERRLDRSPLFQVLLSYAAEPMIPFQLGEAVIHPVMPTVDRAKFEWTVSVAEQNDGTATVALEYATDLFDRETADNAVRQLADVASQWTNEPNRHLACRSSLLPSDLPVVRHQSAATDSLNPTLTFRDAFHKQVQRQPNAPAVEFDDRIHTYQEIDERTQPTHANLPHGLTLTRLDPDRTSDTLTQCIAALKAERPFLFSRFPVAVSSLPMGTACVALSSGTLGASKGIVISQASLDLHNVSFADRLKLTPDDRVCQYASPEFDLYLEEVLPTLRSGATLCVAPEACRLAPDRFTQWLTQSQITLIDLPTAFFHRWVEWLLAQPFNEHWNLRAVVVGGEKLQSDVARAFVKRYPRVELHNTYGPTEATIICTAHLVDALEASSDVSIGRPFAKADLCVVAPDGSPAVTGAAGELVIAGAGLATGYLIDGQVSQTGGFRPHPFAPERASFWTGDRVRKRADGSFQFLGRLDRQVKIRGVRLQPDDVAARISENANVQSVAVVVDEKTNDPRLVAAVVLHPEVSVDSARSEIATDLPPSFRPACWLFCDSIPLTDRGKIDQREIIRRSTEPAPCFGSRQMQNASEQEIARIWSELLGHNQFGPDDDFFLVGGHSLLAAILVREIEKQFQVPLELPSIFAHPTISQMGRLLDCKRKEFTRATSTDGLRGLPAKTSAPQAISVLFPGLPGIGELYDPLAEHLRFDSDYLSLSIPGLTEKSVPRSITELAETWSRWLQPKVVNSELPIRFIAHSFSASVLVEVLRRNSIWLRRCEQIVILDAMPHQPYTLNSQKGNRAESQPEPLVGEFRESLSELLSSAPLRADTPLPATAHVVVARQSETWMRPSAWEAYFKHVTSIVCEGDHRSITGPPHCHAWLARIFPTINPPVHSL; encoded by the coding sequence ATGAACGATCCATCGTCCATCCACGAAGAAGCGACCGCATCGTTACGCGAGCAGATCTCGCTGGCCGTGCGCGCTCGCTTGGTCGAATTCCTTGGCTTCGAATCACTAGATGAAATTGCCGCGAACGACTCTTTTGCAGATCTTGGTACCGATTCAAGTCAAGCGGTCGAATTCAAACTGATCCTTGAAGAGATGTATGGGTTGTCGCTTAAGACATCCATTTTGTTCGACTTCCCGACGGTCGACCGATTGGTCGACCATTTGGCAAGCGCACTTTCTGACGGCGACCCTATCGCACCAGAAAGATCGTCAGCGATGATTCGATCCGTTCGGCAATCGCGGTCGGTCAATGATGGCGACTCGTTCCCTCTCTCTCAGACTCAGCTTGGACTCTGGTTTATTGGACAATCTAGAGCCAGTGATTCAAGTTTCCATGTGCCGGTGTTGTTTCGACTGGTAACCGAAGAATTCCATCCTACGATCTTCAACGAAGCGCTGCGAAAAACGGTCCAGCGACATCCGGCTGTTCGTGTCACGATCACAACCGATTCCGAAACAGGACAGTTGCAGCAAACGGTTCAACCATCGACAGCGGTCCCCGGCATCGCCGAATTAGCGGTGTCCGGTGACATCTTCAAAACGTTTCGTTCGGTTATGCAGGAACCGATGAACTTGGAGGATCAACCGCCAGTTCAGTCCTTTCACGGATGCGATGACGAGGGGACCCATTGGGTCCTGCTCAAATTTCATCATATCGTGATCGATGGATTATCTGCGACACCGTTGGTCGCTGAATTGTGGAACAACTATCTATCGGCGGACGCCAAGCCTGCAACTTCGACCAATCTTCCTTTGGATACCGGATTTCTTGATTATCTGAACTGGGAAGCTGACTACCTAGCTAGCCAGCGGGCCGCACGTGATTCAGAATTCTGGAAGACGACATTGGCAGGTGCGGACGGTGACACGGGTTTGCCGACCGATGCAGCGGAGCAGGCAAAATCAGAAACGGCCTGCGAAGTTGATTGCATCGCCATGGAGCTGCCCACGAAACTTAACAATGCTGTTGACCGGTTGGCGTGCACGACCCAGACACCAGCCTCCTCCGTGCTGTTAGCGCTCTATTTTGTTCTTCTGAATCGGATCGGCCACCATGAAGACTTGGCCGTCACCTCTCCAATTTCGGGACGCCCAGGGGGGATCCGTGGTCCTTTCCGTGACAACGTCGGCTGTTTTATCAATCTGATAGTGACCCGATGTCAAGTCGACGAAACGCAATCCTTTGCTGATTTTGCCAAAATGGTTTCAGGTCATTTTTTGGCTGCCATCGAACACGGACAACTCCCGTTTGCGCAACAATTACAAGCAGCCAGCCTCAATCTAATCGGCGAACACGAACGTTCCGTTTTCCCGTACTCCTTTACCTATCAAAACATTTTTGAAGCATGGGGCAAAGATTCCAAGTGGCAGCAATTTGCTGCTCCCGAGCTCAGTCTTTTCCAGGAGGTCGAAGACGAATTCACCTTAGAAGTCTACGAACGGACGAACGGAAGATCGTTGAACTGGAAGTTTCAAACCGATCGATTCTCCCGAACCACCATCGAATCCTGGGCGGATAGCTTTCTGCATCTTTTGGAACAGGTTGCCTGCGATCCAGAGCGGTCGCTGGAAAACCTGTCAGCGGTTCCAGACCACCAAGCTGAAGCGTTTCGGGAACATTTCGATCGCCGCAACGAAGCTTGTACGACACCAAACTCTGTCGTCGACTGGATCGACAAAGCGGCCGAAAAGTCCCCAGAAAAGGTCGCTTTGGCTGGTACCGACGGGGAGTGGACCTTCGCGGCATTGATCGCACACAGCCATCACATCGCCGATCACTTGCGAACCAATGGCTACGGACAGGGCAGCATCCTTGCGATCCCTGCGCGGCGGGACTCCCGAACCATTGCGACGTTGCTGGGAATCCTCCGCAGCGGAGCCGCCTACGTCCCCATTGACCCAAACGAACCGGAAACACGCACGCAAAGCCACTTAGCGAATATTGGAGCCGTCCCGCTGCAAACGGCGTTAATCCCCATCGAAAAGTCCGTTCCGGCAAACGCTGTTGCCCCACCAGATGATTCGACGCCAATCGCCTACATCCTCTTTACATCCGGCACCAGCGGGCAACCAAAGGCAGCTGCGATCCAACACTCGGCACTCGTGAATCTATGCCATGCGTTGATCGCTGAATATCAATTGACACCCGCGGACACCGTCCTGCAATTCGCGTCATTGACATTTGATATGTCCGTCGAAGAGATCTTTCCGATCCTATGCGCGGGAGGTCAATTAGTTGTTCGCACCGAGGAGGATCTTAGCACTGCAAAATTATCCGCTTTGATCGATCAGCACGGTATCACCGTACTCAACCTGCCTCCGTCCTACCACCAAGCCTTGCGGAGCAATCCGCCGCAAATGCGGAAATTCTATCAATCGGTTCGAATCGTTGCATTCGGAGGCGACCAATGTCCGCTGAGGACCATCGCTGAGGTAGCAGACCTCGGCCCTCGAGTATTCAACGCGTACGGACCAACCGAAACCACTGTTAATGCAACCATTTCATCCCTATCAATTGACGGGCATTCAAATTGTCATCGTGTTCACATCGGTCGCCCGATTTCCGGCGTGGGGATTGGAATTTTTGATTCAAAAGGGCGGCTTGTTCCCGAAGGGGCGATCGGCGAACTGATTGTCTTTGGTGCTGGCGTCTGCGATGGATACCTGGATCAAATTTCGGATGCATTCCGACATCAGCTGTTTCCGGGAGATGACGCCACAACGCCCGCCTATCGAACCGGAGACTTAGCGCGAATCACGCGTACCGCCTCGCACGACAAACAACCCAATATCGAGTGGATCGGACGCCGCGACTTTCAGATTAACTTGCGTGGACATCGAATCGAACCGGAGGAGATTGAAAGCCAGCTTTTACGACATCCCGCCGTCACTGCGGCCGGAGTCTGCATTGATGATTCAGAACGTCTGATTGCGTTGTTGGTCTGTGAACCTGGCAGCACTGAATACCTAACGAGCTGGCTGGCGGATCGCTTGCCTACAAAAATGCTCCCGCAATTCTTTTGTGAAGTGGACAACTTGCCGACGACCAACCGAGGCAAGCTGGACCGCCGTTTGATGCGAAACCAAATCCCTCGCACATTGTCATCTCCCAATGACCCTCTCACCCAAAAGGATCAACCGCGACCTGGTCAATGGAAAGAGGTTTCAAAGATTGTTGCTGAGATTCTTGAAGTGGACGTAATCGAACCCGCGGATCGATTCATTGACCTCGGGGGACATTCTCTGTTGGCGATCATTTGCATTACAAAATTGTCGGATGCCTTCGAGATCGAACTGAATCTACGAGATTTTTTGGCGGCGGAGAACATTGGCGACCTCGCAACGATTGTGGAACGAAAACGCCATAGCCAATGGAAACGGGGGCCGGCCGCTGGACCGCTCGACGTGGATCCGGCCTCTTCCAACAATCGTCGACCAAACATTGCCCCGCTTTCTCCCCAGCAAGAACGGCTTTGGTTCTTAGACGAACTGGGGGAAGGGGCAGCCTATGTGATTCCCGCAATCGCCTTCGTGGAAGGTCCAATCGATACAGCTCGATTACGTCAGGCTATCGAAACCATTGCGGATCGACATGAATCGCTGCGTACAACCTTCCAGGTTATCGCTGGACGCCCCCAACAGGTCATTCATCCGGCCGCAAACCTTTCGATCGACGAACGAACGTTTGTCGATTCAACGACAGCAAGGACATGGATTGACGAAAAAGCATCGATACCATTTGATTTACAAAACGGGCCGCTTTACCGCATCTCTCTCGCAAGGTTCGCAGAAGATCGTTCTCTTCTATTGATCAACTTTCATCACATCATCACCGATGGTTGGTCAATGCGGATATTCGTTGATGAACTTAAGAATATCTATGAATCGGGTGACCAATCCAAACTTCCTGAAATTGCGGGGACCTACGCTGACTACGCGCATCGACTAAGCCAACGAATTCGCTCCGAACAATCGACTAAATATTGGAGCCAGCATCTGGCAGGTCTGCAGGATGCTGAATTATGGCCTGATCGCAAAGCCAACCGGCGTCTTTCATCCAACGGCGATGTCGTTACCACAACCGTCCCCAAGGGAGTTAACGACGGGATCACAGGCCTTTGCAAAGAGAGTGGAATTACCAAGGCAGCTTTTTGGTTGGCCTGCCTCCGGTTCGTATTGCACCGCCGCAGCGCCGGCGACGACTTTGCGATTGGAATGCCGACTGCCACGCGAGACGCGCCCGGAGTTACCAACCTCATTGGCTTCTTCGTCGGCACGCTCGTTCTACGTCTAAAGACCCCAACGGAAATCAAGGATCAAACGCTTGGCAAATGGCTTCAGCATGCCCAAAGCCGTCTAAACAGTGCACTGTCCAACCAGGATTGTACCGTCGATGAAATCCTTGCCCTCGTTGCTCCGGAACGACGCCTTGATCGTTCCCCATTGTTTCAAGTCCTGCTTAGCTACGCCGCTGAACCGATGATTCCGTTTCAGTTAGGGGAAGCGGTCATTCATCCTGTCATGCCGACGGTCGACCGAGCAAAATTCGAATGGACCGTTTCCGTTGCGGAACAAAATGATGGGACCGCCACGGTTGCCCTTGAATACGCCACCGACCTGTTTGACCGAGAAACGGCTGATAACGCTGTACGCCAACTAGCCGACGTGGCAAGCCAATGGACTAATGAACCGAATAGGCATCTAGCGTGTCGATCAAGCCTTTTGCCGTCAGACCTTCCCGTCGTTCGACACCAATCGGCAGCGACCGATTCTCTCAACCCAACTTTGACTTTCCGCGATGCGTTTCACAAGCAGGTGCAACGACAACCCAACGCACCGGCCGTTGAATTTGATGATCGAATCCATACTTACCAGGAAATCGACGAACGGACGCAACCAACGCATGCGAATCTTCCTCACGGGCTGACGCTGACTCGCTTGGATCCCGATCGAACAAGCGACACGCTTACACAGTGCATTGCCGCGTTAAAAGCGGAACGTCCCTTTTTGTTCTCTCGATTCCCCGTCGCGGTCAGCTCCCTTCCCATGGGAACCGCCTGCGTGGCGTTATCATCGGGCACACTTGGCGCGTCCAAAGGTATCGTTATCAGCCAAGCCTCCCTGGACCTGCACAACGTCTCCTTTGCAGATCGATTGAAGCTAACGCCAGACGACCGAGTATGTCAGTACGCCTCCCCTGAATTCGATCTTTACCTAGAAGAGGTGCTCCCGACCCTGCGATCTGGAGCGACCTTATGTGTTGCCCCTGAAGCATGTCGACTGGCCCCCGATCGATTCACTCAATGGCTTACACAATCACAAATCACTTTGATTGATTTGCCGACAGCATTCTTTCATCGCTGGGTCGAATGGTTATTGGCACAGCCCTTCAACGAACACTGGAATCTTCGGGCTGTTGTCGTCGGAGGTGAAAAATTGCAGAGTGACGTGGCCCGGGCATTTGTTAAACGCTATCCCCGCGTTGAGTTACACAACACCTACGGCCCGACGGAAGCGACGATTATCTGCACCGCTCATCTGGTAGACGCTTTAGAGGCCTCTTCCGATGTTTCAATTGGTCGCCCCTTTGCCAAAGCCGACCTTTGCGTGGTCGCTCCAGACGGCTCCCCCGCGGTAACCGGGGCAGCAGGTGAATTGGTCATCGCGGGTGCCGGACTGGCGACCGGATATTTGATCGACGGACAGGTATCACAAACGGGTGGGTTTCGTCCTCATCCATTCGCCCCCGAACGCGCAAGTTTTTGGACAGGCGACCGAGTGCGAAAACGGGCCGATGGCAGCTTTCAGTTTCTGGGGCGGCTGGATCGACAGGTGAAAATCCGCGGCGTCCGGCTGCAGCCCGACGATGTAGCCGCTCGTATTTCCGAAAATGCGAATGTCCAATCGGTTGCGGTGGTGGTTGACGAAAAAACCAACGATCCCCGTTTGGTAGCGGCCGTCGTTCTGCATCCTGAGGTTTCCGTCGACTCCGCTAGATCTGAAATCGCAACTGATTTGCCACCATCTTTTCGTCCCGCGTGCTGGCTATTCTGCGACTCCATTCCGCTGACCGATCGAGGCAAGATCGATCAAAGAGAAATTATCCGGAGATCAACCGAGCCAGCTCCTTGCTTCGGTTCTCGACAAATGCAGAACGCCTCTGAGCAAGAGATAGCGAGGATCTGGAGCGAACTGCTGGGACACAATCAGTTTGGACCTGACGACGACTTCTTTTTGGTTGGAGGTCATTCGCTACTGGCCGCGATCCTCGTACGCGAAATCGAAAAACAGTTCCAGGTTCCATTGGAATTGCCTTCCATCTTTGCACACCCGACGATCTCTCAGATGGGACGGCTACTGGATTGCAAACGAAAAGAATTCACCAGAGCCACATCAACCGACGGGTTACGCGGCTTGCCGGCAAAGACTTCGGCTCCCCAAGCAATTTCCGTTCTGTTCCCGGGACTGCCCGGCATTGGTGAACTTTACGATCCTCTCGCCGAACATCTACGGTTTGATTCCGACTATCTATCACTTTCCATACCGGGTCTGACTGAAAAATCGGTTCCAAGATCGATAACAGAATTGGCGGAGACATGGTCGCGTTGGCTGCAACCGAAAGTGGTAAATAGTGAATTGCCAATACGATTCATCGCCCATAGTTTCTCAGCATCTGTGTTGGTGGAAGTGCTCCGGAGGAACAGTATCTGGCTAAGGCGGTGTGAGCAGATCGTGATCCTCGATGCGATGCCTCACCAGCCTTACACCCTGAATTCGCAAAAGGGCAACCGAGCAGAATCCCAACCCGAACCGCTCGTAGGCGAGTTCCGAGAATCTCTGTCGGAGCTGCTGTCATCCGCTCCGTTGCGAGCGGACACGCCCCTTCCCGCTACCGCCCATGTAGTTGTCGCAAGACAGAGCGAAACATGGATGCGTCCCTCCGCTTGGGAAGCCTACTTCAAGCATGTTACGTCCATCGTCTGCGAAGGGGATCACCGGAGCATCACCGGGCCTCCGCATTGTCACGCTTGGCTTGCCAGGATTTTTCCAACCATCAATCCTCCCGTTCATTCCCTTTAA
- a CDS encoding FcoT family thioesterase, whose translation MNITTAAEQSNRTNQLQHRIEVDDAFLDQVLTPYRHHCRYLNSVQIGFEGEGTPTWDKMVSRGKFAIGESCYIDDTGHFNAVEFNICYNQLAYVHLAVCVREGLMPALSDYTLKSYFQKQLSNYLIASIHSHYHSELNPRDFSGEVRVLSARSRPRLSVLKTACRFHDGRSGRSDGEVKLVVLSAQ comes from the coding sequence ATGAATATCACAACCGCGGCAGAGCAATCCAATCGCACCAATCAGCTCCAACATAGGATCGAAGTCGACGATGCGTTTTTAGACCAAGTCTTGACGCCCTATCGTCATCATTGTCGATACTTAAATAGCGTTCAAATCGGTTTTGAAGGGGAAGGGACCCCGACCTGGGACAAGATGGTCTCCCGCGGCAAATTCGCGATCGGGGAATCCTGCTACATCGACGACACGGGACATTTCAACGCGGTCGAATTCAACATTTGTTACAACCAATTGGCTTATGTTCATTTGGCCGTTTGCGTCCGTGAAGGTTTGATGCCAGCGTTGTCGGACTACACGCTTAAGTCCTACTTCCAGAAGCAACTTTCAAACTATCTGATTGCTAGTATCCACAGCCACTATCACTCGGAACTAAACCCTCGCGACTTTTCTGGTGAAGTTCGCGTTCTATCAGCCCGCAGTCGACCTCGACTGTCGGTGCTAAAGACAGCGTGCCGTTTTCACGACGGTCGATCGGGGCGCAGTGATGGTGAGGTCAAACTGGTAGTGCTGAGCGCCCAATGA